The Neodiprion lecontei isolate iyNeoLeco1 chromosome 2, iyNeoLeco1.1, whole genome shotgun sequence genome segment CATATAGAATCGATCTagtacatatgtacatgtaatatacacatgtaccAGGTTTCTTCAACCTGAGACTGACAGTgagacgaattttttcaaaaaccatCACGATGATACGATATGGTTTCATGTGCACTCGAAATTGGAAGTCAATGGATTACAGAAAGATGCAAAAGCGTATTGAGTTCCTTTTCCATCGGTTGTGCAACGAAATAAAACTATAAACAAGATCTGCCCTACCTTCTCCTAGTCCACGTAACTGTGGTAACTATATCGCGTGCACCACAATGTGTGTGACAACAAATCGAAATGTGTGCCAAGGTACAACAGTCTCTTCTAATACACCAGCAGTAGGTCCAAGATTGGTTGAAATGAGTAACAGAATATCATCCGTATAATTTTATCCGTATATCAATTGAAATGTAACTCTAGAAGAACGAAAAGTTGCTGAAAgatcgaaaacaaaaatttatacattttcttcTGATTTTCATTTGATCTAACGATTCGGTGCAAACTGTCAAGTTATGTAAAGGCGAGACCTGTGAATTTGAAACAGCTGCCGACTGACCGTTTTTGGATCGGTTCCCAGTTTTCCGAGTATAACCGAATGCACAGCTTTTAATGCAaggtgaaaactttttcacgtCGAATGCCTGTATTATGTGAGGTTTATGAACTGGTCTCTGCAAATTCTTCGAAAATATGACGGTTTACTTGGTATGAGTTCATTTTACAAAACTGTGGGATCATCGAAATCGCGAGGTCTTTGGAcaagatttctttttcatctattTAAAATGTATAGCTAATGATAAATTTCTTTCGGATCGTATAATCGGCTCtatggtgattttttttcaatagttcAACGCAGAAAAAACCTCTCAACTGTCTCAAACAAAAACTGTggttccaaaatatttttcaagattaACTACTGCAATTTTACATTCCAAAAATAATCTTTGTTCCATCATTTCTGCTGGTTCTATAAATTCGTTTCATGGAATTGATTGTACACCGGACACCCGCTGGATTCTTCAAGTTTACTTGGCGCCCGTAATAAACCCTCACTGTAACAAATAGTAATGCACGATCTGAGCTTGTTAATATACTGTATAAGCGTAATTGTGTAATAGTTTATAGCGGTTCTTGATTGGCAAATATGTTAAACCACGTCGAAGTATCATGATGACTATTATAATCATTACCGGAGTACCATGCAAGCTATTCTTAACATAGGGCTTCTGAGAACAGAAGGTAATTGATCCGCAATGTACCAGTAAAAAACTGCACTTACAATTATCCTTGATCTCGATGTAGTGTAGGTCGGATGTTAAGATGCTTATAGAAaataatggaataaaatatactcaatTGAATGCAtagatttcaaatttgtttctcgttttttccAGAGGGTCTACTACCTGTCTCTCGAATACTACATGGGCAGGTCCCTACAAAACACAATGATCAACTTGGGCATCCAAGGAGCTTGCGACGAAGCTATGTACCAAGTAAGGAATACTAATAGAAAACCTTTACTCttacgaaaaagaaaaattcaaattcacgcTCAACTTTGTGGGTAAATACACAGCCCGAACTTGAAAGTTAACCCCAATTGAACTCAATTGGTGGTACGAATTTACCAGCAACCTTGAGAATAAACCCTGAAATGTTGAGGGTTCTTCCTTAAAATAGTTGGGTGTAACCATTGCGCTTGGGAGTTACCGTGAAGAAGGATTGGATTTAACCATGAAATCAGAGCCTTATCATCACGGTTGAGTGTTAAACCCAAAATGTTGAGAGCTATCACTCAAGAACAGTCGGGTTTAACCGTCAACTTCGGGATTATCTTCAAAGTTGAAGTTAAGCTCCGAAACTTCGAGGGTGTAtcagaaatttgatttttcttctgtAAGTGTAACACTGAATGTGAGGTATTTTTGATCCACGAATGTTCCGTAATGACCCGTTGAATGATTGACGCAGATGGGCTTGAACATTGAGGAGTTGGAGGAGCTCGAAGAGGACGCTGGACTCGGTAATGGAGGACTCGGGCGTTTGGCTGCCTGCTTTTTGGACAGCATGGCGACCCTTGGTCTGGCCGCCTACGGGTACGGCATAAGGTACGAGTACGGAATTTTTGCGCAGAAGATCAAGAACGGCGAGCAGACGGAGGAGCCCGACGATTGGCTGCGGTACGGCAATCCATGGGAAAAAGCTCGGCCCGAATTCATGCTTCCAGTGAACTTTTACGGACATGTGATCGACACCCCCGAAGGAAAGAAATGGGTCAACACGCAGGTGTGTATTCCTTCAACATACAACCAAAACGTCTCGCGACTGCCAAGTTATTGACCTGCAATTTTCTCCTCTTTCTAGGTCGTGTTTGCCATGCCGTACGACAGCCCGATCCCTGGGTACAACAATAACTACGTCAACACTCTAAGGCTCTGGTCAGCAAAGTCTCCCGTTGAATTCAATCTCAAATTCTGTGAGTACTCGCCTTCAGGTCACCTTGAAGCTGCTTCATTGCGTATGAAATTGTCACGTCGTAACTAATTTTCTCCTCTCTGTTTTTGGGTCGACGAGCTCACGTATGGCTGTAGAAAGTTTTTGGTTACACTGTTCCCTAATTATTGTGTCATGAGAGTTCCACCCATTCACTGAATACAAATAGTTTTACCATTCTTGCAGGCTACGTATCTCTTTCGATGGCACTGttagttatttttattctagaCAAATTCCAGAGGCTATTACACTGcgtttgtttcaatttcagttAACGATGGTGATTACATCCAGGCGGTGATCGATCGCAACTTGGCAGAGAATATCTCTAGGGTTTTGTACCCCAATGACAATTTCTTTGAAGGCAAAGAATTGCGTTTGAAACAGGAGTACTTTATGTGCGCCGCGACACTTCAAGACATTATTCGTCGCTACAAGTCGAGCAAATTCGGCTCACGGGATCATCATAGAACGGACTTTGATACCTTCCCGGATAAGGTTGCGATCCAGTTGAACGACACTCACCCCTCACTGGCGATTCCCGAGCTGATGAGGGTCTTGCTTGATGTGGAGGGTCTGCCATGGGAAAAGGTGCATTTTTGACTGTGTGAATTCCGTTGCCAAAAAAACCCGAATTTAGTGGAATACCGTGGTCTTCAGGACATGAacttcagttttttttttgtctaggCATGGGACATCACCGTTCGCACCTGCGCCTACACGAATCACACTGTTCTTCCAGAGGCCCTGGAACGTTGGCCAACCAGTTTGTTGGAGAGCATTTTGCCACGGCACATGCAAATCATTTATCACATAAACTTCTTGCATCTCGAGAAGGTCAAGGCCTTCTTCAACGGCGATTTGGAACGCATTCGCCGCATGTCTCTCATCGAAGAAGACGGCGAGAAACGCGTCAACATGGCTCATCTTTCCATTGTTGGAAGCCACGCTGTTAATGGAGTTGCTCGCATTCATTCGGAAATCATCAAAAATGTCGTGTGAGTTAGAATTTTAATCTCACCAGCAGTCGACCATCATTCACTGcccttttattttcagattccGTGACTTTTACGCCATGACCCCGGAGAAATTCCAGAACAAAACCAACGGTATTACTCCGAGAAGATGGCTGCTTTTGTGCAATCCAACTTTGTCTGATATAATTGCTGAGGTAGATGATTGTGCATAACGACAGTCTCACTAGTGCTTAAGACTTAAACGTTACTTTCAATGCAACGCTAATTGCCATTGCAGAAAATTGGAGACGAATGGACCGTTCATTTGGACCAACTTGCACAGCTCAAACAGTGGGCAAAGGATCCGGGCTTCCAGCACAGCGTCAACAAGGTCAAGCAGGAGAACAAACTGCGATTGGCACAATTGCTGGAAAAGGATTATGGGGTGAAAATAAACCCAGCCTCGATATTCGATATTCAGGTGAGCCAAGTTGGCGATTATAGTTCGTTATGCTTAGAGTAAGAAATCGGAATCTGAAAATATCTGCAATTTGTGTTCAGGTGAAACGTATTCACGAGTACAAAAGGCAGCTGTTGAACTGCCTGCACATAATAACCCTCTACAATCGAATCAAGAGGGATCCATCGGCGCCATTTGTGCCGCGGACAATTATGATCGGTGGTAAAGCTGCCCCTGGGTATCACTTGGCGAAGAAGATTATTAAGTTGATTTGCAGCGTTGGCAACGTTGTGAACAACGATCCGATCGTTGGTGACAAGCTCAAAGTGATCTTCCTCGAAAACTACAGAGTCACGTTGGCTGAACAGATTATCCCAGCTGCTGACCTTAGCGAACAAATCTCAACGGCTGGCACTGAGGCTTCGGGAACTGGAAACATGAAGTTTATGGTATGTACAGCACATATTGTTGCAGGAACAGTGCAGTAACGTAACTTTGTGAGGTTTCGaatattccaaaaaaattgCAGCAACCTAATGTtacgatgattttgatattacGACAATACTGCAGCTTCATTTCGTGAAGCttgcaatatttcaaataagttTTTAGTAGCGTAtctttgtaaatttgaaatattgcaGAAACAGCACAGTAATATCACAATGtttgagagtaaaaaaaatttttccccagAATGATCCCGGAGTTACGACTTTCTATAGATATTCACATTCAATATTATGTAAACTTTGTTGCAGTTGAATGGTGCTTTAACGATCGGAACTTTGGACGGTGCGAACGTCGAAATGGCCGAAGAAATGGGCAACGAGAATATCTTCATTTTCGGAATGACAGTCGACGAGGTTGAAGACTTGAAGAAGAAGGGCTACAACGCTTATGACTACTACAACAAATTACCCGAAGCAAAGCAGTGCATCGATCAGATTCAGGGCGGATTCTTTAGTCCAAGTAATCCTGACGAGTTCAAGGATATCACTGATGTTTTGTTGAAGTGGGACAGGTTTCTGCTTCTTGCCGACTATGAAGCCTACATTAAAGCTCAAGATCTTGTTTCCAAAGTTTATCAGGTCCGTTCAAGTTGTTGTAGATTAATGCACTGTTCACCTATGCCCCGCAAACTGCTGAAACAGTTTATACGTAGTTCCAATAACTTTTTCCACTATCATgcttaatttttcaatcgctATTGCAgatttatttcgattttcaacTTTAGACCATTCATATTTCTTTAAATACACATTGCAAACATTGAATTCACAAAATTTCTGTTTTCCAGGACGAGAGCAAGTGGGTGGAAATGGCAATTCACAATATTGCATCGTCGGGCAAGTTTTCGTCGGACAGAACAATCGAAGAATACGCTCGTGAGATTTGGGGCGTTGAACCGACTTGGCAAAAACTCCCACCGCCGAACGAGCCACGTGATATTTAAACGAagataattattaaatatacaGATTGGGAAATTCAAGGAATTCCCCAGACTGCCACCTCCTCGTTCAATTCTGAAACATTCATTCACTTTGTATGTACACGCGATACCTGAGCTGCGGTCTCTTTTTCAACATCGCGTTTACACTCGCAGATGAGAAACAACGATCGTCGCCAATTCCCTCAAGTGTCAGCACTTATCTAGTAGTTCGTTATTCGCGCATATATACCATGTgtaaggaaattttttaactttcgaGAGCAAGATTAATAGTAATTTCCAAATACCACACAATTGATCAAAGATAACAACTTTGTTTATATTCAAAGATTTTAATAGTGCATGTTATTAGGtgattaaatatataaaattagCACGTCAAAGATATGTAATGCAAtcgatagtaaatttttttatgttgtGCGTAATTAATGAAACGTGTTCTAAagacgaatgaatgaaaagaagagaaacgTTAGAAAGCACATAATATAGTAGCTCACCTAGTAGGGGGGCTAATCAAATCTCTCTGTCAATGTGTAATATGCAAATGCAACTCTTATTGTATAACTATGTAAGATAGTGAATTGCTGAAAACGTGGCGATAAAATGACCAGGTTTCTAAACATTGAAAAGTTatgaattgaaatcaaaatcaatttatcTCATCGAAATTTTAATTGTATTGTTATTTACTTAAGGATTATATTAGTACATACATGGATATTCATTACTACACGTACTTGTTGCCCTGAGGGCAtacatcaattttcaatgCTCTCGTACAGCTGGTATTTCGATTAAGCAATTAACCCGGATAAATCACATTCGTATGatgttatataaatatactatattattatacgttaagTTATACACTATcgaaatattatattcatcAGTTAATTATTAACATTGTGTTCAAGTGCCATTTTCGTATGAATGTGGGCCAGCTGCtcctatgaaaataaattgtatcgTTGCTACACAATTTTCACCATTTGCTGCCACTCTAGGAATGTGTTTTCCATCTTCTCTCCTCCGAGGATCTTAAATTTACTTCAAAATTACAAGTAAGTGAATATATATCCTATCTGTGTAACAAATACCTAATCTCAAGTTCTAAGCCCAAATAAAACCCCATCTAAAGACCTTTGGTAACTGGATAATAAATTTGTTTCACTGTTGGCGAAAAATGAACATGTTGATTACACGTATTTGCTCTCAATAGATAGTTGCGCAAAAGCTCGTTGATAAGGCTTATTAATAACCgtactgaaattattttatggTAAATCACGTAACGTTATGACCAAAATTCAGATGTATTTTATCCTGCAATTTAACATGTGAATACAACTTAATACATAACAAATGACAAACCGAAACTTATGAAACgtcatataatttttcatgtattgCATTTTATAATCTATACTTGATGATGTATTACGTGATTTGTTATGTATGAATTCGTATTCACATGTTAAATTACATGGTAAAATACGTCCGAATGTCGGTCATAGCGTTATGTGATTTATcatcgaataattttcaataggGAAAATAAACTGCGTCTTGTATTTgggatttgaaatttggtacGCTACGTAACTTCCCTTACATAAAACCTCGTGTCGATAGAAGTCCGGACAGTTGTAAGGCAAAAGCAGAATTAGTGCAACACTATCCGTGCTCAGATGAAACGCGATACGTGATCGAGATTCGAGAACACACCTTTCCAACCTAAGCAAGTCATGAATCGTTGGTACAATCAATCAACTACGTATCGACGTTGACTGAGGATATATTCATATCTTCATTAAACGATATCAATAGCAGAAGCATAATCGTCGCTCCCACGTTAGCTGAGGGTGTGATTCCGAAGTTCGGAAAACCCTGTTTATTTACGTCTCATTGTTAGCCGTTGAACCATTGCACTCCTCGCGCAGAAAGTGAGAATCATTCGATCACCGCGAGTTTTGATCGCGCCAATCGCGTACAGTGTTCTGTACACTTCGTGACAAGTTATCTAGAATGCAACATTCGCTTTATTGTTACCGGAGTTCCTTCGACTTCCAAACATAATTCGAATGGTCAGCCTACTGACACTAACAATTCGTATTCTCAAAGTGCGCCGTCTGCTCAGTCTAgcctaataaatatttatactgCAGCACCAAACAGCCGCAGAAGATATCGGCAATATCAGTGTGACATTGTGTAGAGGCGGCGTAGCGACGTGGGTGTTTTCTGCGAGGTATATTATATCGTGCAAATCGGTGATGCTGCCGTCGCATGTAGAATGCTTCAACGCCCGATTGGGGAAGGCGAAAGCTTTCGAGAGGTTCGAGCTGTTCGACAGAGATGCCGTCACGCTAGTAAGTAAATTGCACTGATCGACGCGGCTCTGTTCTTTGGTTAAGTATTTGCGCGATGTGCCGCTTGTTCAAATGCTGTTTTCCTGGAGTTTATCCACGAGAACTGATCACCGAACGTTCCGATCAGGTCGAGCAGACTCGGGTAAGTTCGTGAAAGTGTCACAACATATTCCGAATCTTCTTGAACTGCTGTCAAGACTCATTCGAGCACGCTTCGTGACACTGGTGCAGATAAAATATATCTTtaatatggggcattccacgccaattcGACCTAGGTTTTACCCTTGGACCTCTTAGATCCGGCCCGCGATTTTTTCTATGCttgttctcactttgaaaggtattcagttttttttttgattttttttttacacaatttgaattttatacaaattttagaAACTATTTTGTCGACCgaccaaaattaaaaatttgaaaaaattatgacaaaTCCTGCGTCagatatcataattttcaagctTGGACCCGGAGTGGACCGATTTTCCCTTCTCACTGTTACCAAACTTTTACTGGAAAGCAacgtcaaaaaaattctgctgAAACATTTTCGTATATCACAccggattttttaaattatttagaTCTTTCGCGAAAgatattttctcttctttattttactaatgaaaaaaaaattacaaataataaaacggttccgaaaaatctgaaaattttttcaaaaatcccaTGTGACatgtaaaaatgtttcagcaaCTATCCATAGTAAAATGACTtttgcttctaatttttttgacgTTTTTTCTGGAAAAAGCTTGAAAACAGTAAGAAGGGAAAATCGGCccacgtttaaaaatttttatatctgacgcaggatttttcagaattttttcaaatttttaatattggtcggtcgataaaatcgtttctaaaaattgtagaaaattgaaattaagttgaaaaaaacCAGAGGACCCTTCAAAGTGAGAACAATCGTAGAAAAAATCGCGTGCCAAATCTGAGAGGTCAAGGGTAAAACCCAGGTCgaattggcgtggaatgccccatatataatTGTTCTGTTGGTTTGTTGTGATCGTGTAACTTCTGTACGACTTGTCCGATTGAAGTCATATtcgtacaatatatatgtattctcCGGACGATGATTCATAATTATGCTAAGATCCGATAAGTGGCAATTGTTAACACATTATTGCGCACCTACCGGAAAGAGCAAGACAACGTCTACCGGGCCTACTAGTATTTCTACAGAATACTCAGTTTTACTCTGTTTAGAATTTAGAAGCTTAACCATTGGTTAAGTCAAAATGTTAACACGAGATCAGGTCAGCTATAAATATGTACTATCAAATTATCCTGCCGCTTTAAGATATGGTTGGCATTAATTTGCTTTAATTTATGCTATACCGTTTCGAATTGGTAAAGTGTGTTCGTTGAAAATACTCAGTTAGAAGCATGAATCATGGTATCGCTCCCAAAATagttatttacaaaaaatcaaagacTGGTGTTACACGATGCTCATATCAGATCACAGGTGACAtatgttattataataaaattgtaaatattatagtTTATCATTCAGATAACcagtgctttttttttcatagttcAAGACTCGTGTTAAATTCCAGTactatgctttttttttgtcaatgtAATTCCTCGATATATACGGTCCTGGTGTAACTGTATAATAACGAACGTTGGTAACCGCGCGTCGAATGTCTTGCGACAAAACAATGTTGTGATCAAAATCCGGAGCAACCGAT includes the following:
- the LOC107221362 gene encoding glycogen phosphorylase; the protein is MSISDVDHEKRKQISVREIVDVENVANFKKTFNRHLHYTLVKDRNVATSRDYYFALAHSVKDNLVSRWIRTQQYYYEKDPKRVYYLSLEYYMGRSLQNTMINLGIQGACDEAMYQMGLNIEELEELEEDAGLGNGGLGRLAACFLDSMATLGLAAYGYGIRYEYGIFAQKIKNGEQTEEPDDWLRYGNPWEKARPEFMLPVNFYGHVIDTPEGKKWVNTQVVFAMPYDSPIPGYNNNYVNTLRLWSAKSPVEFNLKFFNDGDYIQAVIDRNLAENISRVLYPNDNFFEGKELRLKQEYFMCAATLQDIIRRYKSSKFGSRDHHRTDFDTFPDKVAIQLNDTHPSLAIPELMRVLLDVEGLPWEKAWDITVRTCAYTNHTVLPEALERWPTSLLESILPRHMQIIYHINFLHLEKVKAFFNGDLERIRRMSLIEEDGEKRVNMAHLSIVGSHAVNGVARIHSEIIKNVVFRDFYAMTPEKFQNKTNGITPRRWLLLCNPTLSDIIAEKIGDEWTVHLDQLAQLKQWAKDPGFQHSVNKVKQENKLRLAQLLEKDYGVKINPASIFDIQVKRIHEYKRQLLNCLHIITLYNRIKRDPSAPFVPRTIMIGGKAAPGYHLAKKIIKLICSVGNVVNNDPIVGDKLKVIFLENYRVTLAEQIIPAADLSEQISTAGTEASGTGNMKFMLNGALTIGTLDGANVEMAEEMGNENIFIFGMTVDEVEDLKKKGYNAYDYYNKLPEAKQCIDQIQGGFFSPSNPDEFKDITDVLLKWDRFLLLADYEAYIKAQDLVSKVYQDESKWVEMAIHNIASSGKFSSDRTIEEYAREIWGVEPTWQKLPPPNEPRDI